The Castor canadensis chromosome 8, mCasCan1.hap1v2, whole genome shotgun sequence genome contains a region encoding:
- the LOC109693117 gene encoding large ribosomal subunit protein eL27-like: protein MTGKFMKPGKVALVLAGRYSRRKAVIVKNIDDGTSDRPYSHAMVAGIDCYPRKVTAAMGKKKIAKRSKIKSFVKVYNYNYLMPTRYSVDIPLDKTVVNKDVFRDPALKRKARREAKVKFEERYKTRKNKWFFQKLRF from the exons ATGACTG GCAAGTTCATGAAACCTGGGAAAGTGGCGTTGGTCCTAGCCGGACGCTATTCCAGACGCAAAGCCGTCATCGTGAAGAACATTGATGATGGCACCTCAGATCGCCCCTACAGCCATGCTATGGTGGCTGGAATTGACTGCTATCCCCGCAAAGTGACAGCTGCAATGGGCAAGAAGAAAATTGCCAAGAGGTCAAAGATAAAGTCTTTTGTGAAAGTTTATAACTACAATTACCTTATGCCCACAAGGTACTCTGTGGATATCCCCTTGGACAAGACTGTTGTCAACAAGGATGTCTTCAGAGACCCAGCTCTTAAACGCAAAGCCAGACGGGAGGCCAAAGTCAAGTTTGAGGAGAGATACAAGACCAGGAAGAATAAGTGGTTCTTCCAGAAGCTTCGGTTTTAG